The Candidatus Delongbacteria bacterium genome has a window encoding:
- a CDS encoding tetratricopeptide repeat protein, which yields MTDQERAQKWFDETRRLHMSPNPDLHKIVAGYRKSLDFVPNNPQVIYFLGVALMGRREWTNAEEHFRRALSLQPGMSEAWFHLGQTLLQERRPEEAEQAIRKSIETAAKETRGPLYFMLAGALQAQYDLLAPRDRQQAEAKLKQAEECYRLGLETRPDDPQGCFQFALFLQNLSQLPGHEGALAEAEALLDGVLAGQPGLRDVLNLRALLHSRRGEFDQATARLEAALAESPEDAGLLFNLAQIREQAGDPTRARELLERTLAVQPRQPGALSRLAGLIAQHERDWDRALELIAKGMELAPRDPVLVYQKALIFLERALELPEEEREPGLKEARALAELALEIQPGFQPALGLLGRLGAQPDAAAAPTVDVAALQAQLADKPDDPELQTQLVQGLLAARRFEEALPLLESLLARNPEDPPTLVNHGLVLSYLAGQDAGRIQAARASLRKGIAGSETPDSPILLRLAQLNLMLREPEEAFDHLAVLRERVGTDPRLDEAQVNQLSGVAAQQKGLLEVACGFYRRSMDVLDARRQDGSGGTLLETALREASGSLAQILDLLHRDDEAVAAYERWSQAAPTDGTPLFRLAGVLNRGRRFEEGLEVLHRLEQLAPDNPVTQYYLALTLTDLERHAEAEACLQKALELRPDFPEAQQRLAYLQQNRPLVAASLEELEASVAADPEDLDDRLLLGQAYLATKQWSQAAEQLEVVVKGDAKNHKALFDLSQAWLAAGDRERAIDCLVHLEERLPTDPGVRFRLAELLLENEEEELAVKEFRNAVDMQPNNPVFQFRYGVALKAADHEDKAEKAIRRALELQQTFPAAHFELGLLEFTSERWEAALKSFITSYQQDNRNFMALYYCGLVQAKVQQDRREAVKFFQSALGISPGHADSHFQLGNLFLAEGRRSDAGWHLEKALELWPADAFNRDLAEELLEKTRQA from the coding sequence ATGACCGATCAGGAACGCGCCCAGAAGTGGTTTGATGAGACTCGTCGCCTGCACATGAGTCCCAATCCGGACCTCCACAAGATCGTCGCCGGCTACCGCAAGAGCCTGGACTTCGTGCCCAACAACCCGCAGGTGATCTACTTCCTGGGCGTGGCCCTGATGGGCCGCCGGGAGTGGACCAACGCCGAAGAGCACTTCCGCCGGGCCCTCAGCCTGCAACCCGGCATGTCCGAAGCCTGGTTCCACCTGGGGCAGACCCTGCTCCAGGAGCGGCGCCCGGAAGAGGCGGAACAGGCCATCCGCAAGTCCATCGAGACGGCGGCCAAGGAGACCCGCGGCCCGCTGTACTTCATGCTGGCCGGCGCCCTGCAGGCCCAGTACGACCTGCTGGCCCCGCGCGACCGGCAGCAGGCCGAGGCCAAGCTCAAGCAGGCCGAGGAGTGCTACCGCCTGGGCTTGGAGACGCGCCCGGACGATCCCCAGGGCTGTTTCCAGTTCGCGCTCTTCCTGCAGAACCTCAGCCAGCTGCCGGGCCATGAAGGCGCCCTGGCGGAGGCCGAGGCCCTGCTGGACGGCGTGCTGGCCGGCCAGCCCGGCCTGCGCGACGTGCTGAACCTGCGGGCCCTGCTGCACTCCCGCCGCGGCGAGTTCGACCAGGCCACCGCGCGGCTGGAGGCCGCCCTGGCCGAGAGTCCGGAGGACGCGGGCCTGCTCTTCAACCTGGCCCAGATCCGCGAGCAGGCCGGCGATCCGACGCGCGCCCGCGAGCTGCTGGAGCGCACCCTGGCCGTGCAGCCGCGCCAACCCGGCGCCCTCTCCCGCCTGGCGGGCCTGATCGCCCAGCACGAGCGCGATTGGGACCGCGCCCTGGAGCTCATCGCCAAGGGCATGGAACTGGCGCCCCGCGACCCCGTGCTGGTGTACCAGAAGGCGCTGATCTTCCTCGAACGCGCTCTGGAGCTGCCGGAGGAGGAGCGCGAACCCGGCCTGAAGGAGGCCCGCGCCCTGGCCGAGTTGGCGCTGGAGATCCAGCCCGGCTTCCAGCCCGCGCTGGGACTGCTGGGCCGCCTGGGCGCGCAGCCCGACGCCGCCGCCGCGCCGACCGTCGACGTGGCCGCGCTGCAGGCGCAGCTGGCCGACAAGCCCGACGATCCCGAACTGCAGACCCAGCTGGTTCAGGGCCTGCTGGCGGCCCGGCGCTTCGAGGAGGCCCTGCCGCTGCTGGAGTCGCTGCTGGCCCGCAACCCCGAGGATCCCCCCACGCTGGTCAACCATGGTCTGGTGCTCTCCTACCTGGCGGGCCAGGACGCGGGCCGGATCCAGGCCGCCCGGGCCTCGCTGCGCAAGGGCATCGCGGGTTCCGAGACGCCGGATTCGCCCATCCTGCTGCGCCTGGCCCAGCTGAACCTCATGCTGCGCGAGCCCGAGGAGGCCTTCGACCACCTGGCCGTGCTGCGCGAGCGCGTGGGCACGGACCCGCGCCTGGACGAGGCCCAGGTCAACCAGCTCTCCGGCGTGGCCGCCCAGCAGAAGGGTCTGCTGGAGGTGGCCTGCGGCTTCTACCGGCGTTCCATGGACGTACTGGACGCGCGCCGGCAGGACGGCAGCGGCGGCACCCTGCTGGAGACCGCGCTGCGCGAGGCCTCCGGCAGCCTGGCCCAGATCCTCGACCTGCTGCACCGGGACGACGAGGCCGTGGCGGCCTACGAGCGCTGGAGCCAGGCGGCGCCCACGGACGGCACGCCGCTCTTCCGGCTGGCCGGGGTCCTCAACCGCGGCCGGCGCTTCGAGGAGGGACTGGAGGTCCTGCACCGGCTGGAGCAGCTGGCTCCCGACAACCCGGTGACCCAGTACTACCTGGCCCTGACCCTCACCGACCTGGAGCGCCACGCCGAGGCCGAGGCCTGCCTGCAGAAGGCGCTGGAGCTGCGGCCGGACTTCCCCGAGGCCCAGCAGCGCCTGGCCTACCTGCAGCAAAACCGGCCCCTGGTGGCCGCCTCGCTGGAGGAGCTGGAAGCCAGCGTGGCCGCCGACCCGGAGGATCTGGACGACCGCCTGCTGCTGGGTCAGGCCTATCTGGCCACCAAGCAGTGGAGCCAGGCCGCCGAGCAGCTGGAGGTGGTGGTCAAGGGCGACGCCAAGAACCACAAGGCGCTCTTCGACCTCTCCCAGGCCTGGCTGGCCGCGGGCGACCGCGAGCGCGCCATCGACTGCCTCGTGCATCTGGAGGAACGGCTGCCCACCGATCCGGGCGTGCGCTTCCGGCTGGCCGAGCTGCTGCTGGAGAACGAGGAGGAGGAGCTGGCGGTCAAGGAGTTCCGCAACGCCGTGGACATGCAGCCCAACAATCCGGTCTTCCAGTTCCGCTACGGCGTGGCCCTCAAGGCCGCCGACCACGAGGACAAGGCGGAGAAGGCCATCCGGCGCGCGCTGGAGCTGCAGCAGACCTTCCCCGCCGCGCACTTCGAGCTGGGCCTGCTGGAATTCACCAGCGAGCGCTGGGAAGCCGCCCTGAAGAGCTTCATCACCAGCTACCAGCAGGACAACCGCAACTTCATGGCGCTCTACTACTGCGGGCTGGTCCAGGCCAAGGTCCAGCAGGACCGCCGCGAGGCCGTCAAGTTCTTCCAGTCGGCGCTGGGCATCAGCCCGGGCCACGCCGACAGCCACTTCCAGCTGGGCAACCTGTTCCTGGCCGAAGGCCGCCGCTCGGACGCCGGCTGGCACCTGGAGAAGGCCCTGGAGCTCTGGCCCGCGGATGCCTTCAACCGCGACCTGGCGGAGGAACTGCTGGAGAAGACCCGTCAGGCTTGA
- a CDS encoding tyrosine-type recombinase/integrase, whose translation MPLTDAALKAMKPKPKPYTVSDGRGLYVEVFPTGGVVWRFRYRLDGRLEKLTLGKYPELSLKLARAWRDEAAHKVLLGESPARQKQLAKVAADETATVAEFTERFLREVLAKDIKNVRVPRRYFDKDILPFIGERPMSTISTEDVRAIVWRAKDKGIDATAGKLRGMLFRLCDFAITCGVMQANPVTALPMRHVFKKKSRERALSRDEIRTFLNAIGESTMRRQLQIALRLLLLTMTRKSELMLANWANVDLAAAEWHIPAEQSKTGKPHIVYLSRQALELFQELRGLADSSELVLPGCGSLNKPFAPTTLNMALERALHGYGMAGFTIHDLRRTSSTLLHENGWPSDVVEKALNHTIGGMRGVYNRAEYADQRREMLQFWADFVEKA comes from the coding sequence ATGCCACTAACCGACGCGGCACTCAAGGCAATGAAGCCCAAGCCCAAGCCCTACACCGTAAGTGATGGGCGCGGCTTGTACGTCGAAGTATTTCCGACGGGCGGGGTTGTCTGGCGCTTTCGCTACCGGCTGGATGGCAGGCTGGAGAAATTGACGCTGGGCAAGTACCCGGAGCTGTCGCTCAAGCTGGCCCGGGCCTGGCGGGATGAGGCGGCCCACAAGGTGCTGCTGGGCGAGTCGCCGGCCCGCCAGAAGCAGCTTGCCAAGGTTGCCGCAGATGAGACGGCCACGGTGGCAGAGTTCACCGAGCGCTTCCTGCGAGAGGTGCTGGCGAAGGACATCAAGAACGTGCGCGTCCCCCGCCGCTACTTCGACAAGGATATCCTTCCCTTCATCGGTGAGCGGCCTATGAGTACCATTTCCACGGAGGATGTGCGCGCTATAGTTTGGCGTGCCAAGGACAAGGGAATCGATGCGACAGCGGGCAAGCTGAGGGGCATGCTGTTTCGATTGTGCGACTTCGCAATCACCTGTGGTGTGATGCAAGCGAATCCGGTGACCGCCTTACCCATGCGACACGTATTCAAAAAGAAGTCGCGTGAGCGGGCCTTGTCGCGGGACGAGATTCGCACTTTCCTGAATGCCATTGGCGAGTCCACCATGCGCCGGCAACTCCAGATTGCCTTGCGCCTGCTTCTATTGACCATGACGCGCAAATCCGAGCTGATGCTGGCCAATTGGGCCAATGTGGATCTGGCGGCGGCGGAGTGGCACATTCCCGCCGAGCAGTCCAAGACCGGCAAGCCCCACATCGTCTACCTGTCTCGGCAGGCGTTGGAGTTGTTCCAGGAGCTGCGGGGATTGGCAGACAGCAGCGAGCTTGTGCTGCCTGGTTGCGGGAGCCTGAACAAGCCCTTTGCTCCCACGACGCTTAACATGGCGCTTGAACGGGCCTTGCATGGTTACGGGATGGCGGGCTTCACGATCCATGACCTGCGCCGGACCTCATCCACCCTGCTGCATGAAAACGGTTGGCCTTCGGATGTGGTGGAGAAGGCGCTCAATCACACCATCGGTGGAATGCGGGGAGTCTACAACCGGGCTGAGTACGCTGATCAGCGCCGCGAAATGCTGCAATTCTGGGCGGATTTCGTTGAGAAGGCATGA
- a CDS encoding AlpA family phage regulatory protein: MFSTILRLPTVLAETGYSRSTIYQLIAQGLWPKQVSLGARAIGWPAREVQAMNAARISGKSDEAIRALVLRLEEARRDAA; this comes from the coding sequence ATGTTCAGTACAATCCTTCGCCTTCCAACTGTCTTGGCCGAAACCGGCTATTCCCGTTCAACCATTTACCAACTGATCGCGCAAGGGCTTTGGCCCAAACAAGTCAGTCTTGGGGCGCGGGCTATCGGCTGGCCTGCCAGGGAGGTCCAGGCCATGAATGCGGCCCGAATCTCCGGCAAGTCGGATGAGGCCATCCGTGCGCTTGTGCTCAGGCTTGAGGAGGCGCGCAGAGATGCAGCCTGA
- a CDS encoding DUF3987 domain-containing protein, with protein sequence MLDTERQFTEAIQAAGLTPPEVVVANGRLARFRGSGKQADCWYVLHSDGIPAGCFGDWRTGLVQSWRAEIGRPLTHAEEALHRQQVQAMRQERKTEEVKRHAEARERAKEIWERALPCREHPYLARKQIQPHGARVHEGRLVVPLRLGGELHSLQFIGEDGSKRFLTGGRVAGCYCSLGKMKDARALCITEGFATGASIHEATGHPVAAAANAGNLLEVAKELRQKYPDLPLILCADDDCNTAGNPGLTKATEAARAVGGLLAVPDFAEPRPDGATDFNDMAAQCGAEAVRQAVCNARTTDERECQPADAGSLAGEFGDWPEPQSLCVKMDPEPYPIDALPYTIRAAVEEVAAFVKAPLPLIAASALSALSLAIQPHADAKRAERLQGPSSLFLLTIADSGERKSTCDGFFTKAIQNYQEAQAEAAKPILITYRAAVEAWDAECNGIKDKIRQLAKSGQPTDERKGALRELQVRKPRPPQIPRLLYSDATPEALAFGLATHWPSGGVVSAEAGIVLGAHGMGKDSIMRNLTMLNQLWDGNSLTIDRRTSESFTVHGARLTIALQVQEPTLREFLSRNGALARGTGFLSRFLISWPDSTQGQRPFSEAPETWPALAAFNRRITDILSQPAPIDDTGALQPMLLTFTTEAKAAWTAYHDKVEAQLSSGGNLQDVRDVASKSADNAARLAALFQWFEDSGSAITIENLSSGCRLATWHLNESRRFFGELALPSELANAARLDSWLLAYCRREKVQAVPTGSVQRCGPCGLRAKAAIDSAMTELTESNRARWRQDGKRKLIALNPALLSGDPH encoded by the coding sequence ATGCTTGACACGGAACGCCAGTTCACAGAAGCGATTCAGGCGGCTGGCCTGACCCCTCCTGAAGTGGTTGTCGCAAACGGGCGGCTGGCCCGCTTCCGGGGAAGTGGAAAGCAGGCGGATTGCTGGTATGTCTTGCACAGCGACGGCATTCCGGCCGGGTGCTTCGGCGATTGGCGCACAGGTCTGGTTCAATCCTGGCGGGCTGAGATCGGGCGCCCGCTGACCCATGCCGAGGAGGCCTTGCACCGGCAACAGGTCCAGGCGATGCGTCAAGAGCGCAAAACCGAGGAGGTGAAGCGGCATGCCGAGGCCCGCGAAAGGGCAAAGGAGATTTGGGAACGTGCCCTTCCCTGCAGGGAGCATCCCTACCTGGCCCGAAAGCAGATTCAGCCACACGGAGCGCGAGTGCATGAGGGCCGGCTGGTTGTTCCTTTGCGGTTGGGCGGTGAGTTGCACTCCCTCCAGTTCATCGGAGAGGACGGCAGCAAGCGCTTTCTGACCGGCGGGCGGGTGGCGGGCTGCTACTGCAGCTTGGGCAAGATGAAGGACGCAAGAGCGCTCTGTATCACCGAGGGCTTTGCAACCGGGGCGAGCATCCACGAGGCAACCGGCCATCCGGTTGCCGCCGCCGCCAATGCCGGAAATCTTCTCGAAGTGGCGAAGGAGCTGCGGCAGAAGTACCCCGACCTGCCATTGATCCTGTGCGCCGATGATGATTGCAACACGGCCGGCAATCCCGGCCTGACCAAGGCGACCGAGGCGGCGCGGGCTGTCGGCGGCTTGCTGGCAGTGCCCGACTTCGCTGAGCCCCGTCCCGACGGAGCGACGGATTTCAACGACATGGCGGCTCAATGCGGCGCGGAGGCTGTGAGACAGGCCGTGTGCAACGCAAGGACAACGGATGAACGCGAATGCCAACCGGCGGATGCGGGGTCGTTAGCGGGCGAATTCGGCGACTGGCCGGAGCCGCAATCGCTTTGCGTCAAGATGGACCCTGAGCCCTATCCAATTGATGCGCTTCCTTACACCATCCGGGCAGCAGTTGAAGAGGTGGCGGCATTCGTCAAGGCTCCCTTGCCTCTGATTGCCGCAAGCGCTCTCTCAGCGCTGTCACTGGCAATTCAACCTCATGCGGACGCCAAACGGGCGGAACGGCTGCAAGGGCCATCCAGCCTGTTCCTGTTGACGATTGCGGATAGCGGCGAGCGAAAATCGACCTGTGACGGCTTCTTTACAAAGGCCATTCAAAACTACCAAGAGGCGCAAGCTGAGGCCGCCAAACCGATCCTGATAACGTACCGGGCTGCGGTTGAGGCTTGGGATGCCGAGTGCAACGGCATCAAAGACAAGATCCGGCAACTTGCGAAGAGCGGACAGCCAACGGACGAAAGGAAAGGAGCTTTGCGCGAGCTGCAAGTCAGGAAGCCAAGACCGCCTCAGATCCCTCGCTTGCTCTACTCCGACGCGACTCCCGAAGCGCTGGCCTTCGGTCTGGCGACGCATTGGCCATCAGGTGGTGTGGTATCCGCCGAGGCGGGCATCGTTTTGGGGGCGCATGGAATGGGCAAGGATTCCATCATGCGAAATCTCACGATGCTCAATCAGCTCTGGGATGGGAACAGCTTGACCATTGACCGGCGCACGTCGGAATCCTTCACCGTTCACGGGGCACGGCTGACAATTGCCCTGCAAGTGCAGGAGCCGACCTTGCGCGAGTTCCTCAGTCGAAACGGGGCCCTGGCGAGAGGGACGGGATTCCTTTCCCGCTTCCTTATTTCTTGGCCCGATTCAACCCAAGGCCAACGTCCTTTCAGTGAAGCCCCTGAGACTTGGCCAGCTCTTGCAGCCTTCAATCGGCGAATCACGGACATCCTCTCTCAACCGGCTCCCATAGACGATACCGGCGCGCTTCAGCCCATGTTGTTGACGTTTACAACAGAGGCAAAGGCGGCCTGGACAGCCTATCATGACAAGGTGGAAGCCCAGCTCTCGAGCGGCGGCAATCTCCAGGACGTGAGAGACGTGGCCAGCAAATCGGCTGATAATGCGGCTCGCTTAGCGGCGCTATTCCAATGGTTCGAAGACAGCGGCAGCGCAATCACGATTGAGAATCTCTCATCGGGTTGCCGTTTGGCAACATGGCACTTGAACGAATCACGGCGCTTCTTTGGCGAACTGGCCCTCCCCTCGGAACTGGCCAACGCAGCCCGCTTGGACAGCTGGCTCCTGGCATATTGCCGACGCGAAAAAGTCCAGGCGGTTCCTACAGGCAGTGTGCAAAGATGCGGGCCATGCGGCTTGCGGGCTAAGGCAGCGATTGATTCCGCCATGACAGAGCTAACGGAGTCGAATCGGGCGCGATGGAGACAAGACGGCAAGCGCAAACTGATTGCCTTGAATCCTGCGTTGCTTTCTGGGGATCCACACTAA
- a CDS encoding DUF5681 domain-containing protein gives MSKWISGTSGNPSGRPPKGNAIADILNELLDELKAPGVTRRRAILANVCNMAEAGDMRAVNFIAERTCGKVTENAQRFGIGPLEVDGVEFVPAREPIRLFEFSPVGEKPGED, from the coding sequence GTGTCAAAGTGGATTTCTGGCACCAGCGGCAATCCCTCCGGCCGCCCGCCCAAGGGAAACGCCATTGCCGACATCTTGAACGAGTTGCTGGACGAGCTGAAGGCGCCTGGCGTCACTCGGCGGCGCGCCATCCTGGCGAACGTGTGCAACATGGCTGAGGCGGGCGATATGCGGGCCGTCAACTTCATTGCTGAGCGCACCTGTGGAAAGGTCACCGAGAATGCCCAGCGATTTGGGATTGGGCCGCTGGAAGTCGATGGCGTGGAGTTCGTGCCTGCCCGGGAGCCCATCCGCTTGTTTGAGTTTTCTCCCGTTGGCGAGAAGCCGGGAGAAGACTAA
- a CDS encoding thioredoxin family protein has product MAELTKVTDANFQETVAAGGLVLVDFSATWCGPCKKLHPLLAEVQAERGDVRIVTVDIQEAPDAARSCGVMSVPQVHFFKDGKAVDKFIGLQAKAKILELIDKNI; this is encoded by the coding sequence ATGGCTGAGCTGACCAAGGTGACGGACGCGAATTTTCAGGAGACGGTGGCCGCTGGCGGGCTGGTGCTGGTGGATTTCAGTGCGACCTGGTGCGGCCCGTGCAAGAAGCTGCACCCCCTGCTGGCGGAAGTCCAGGCCGAGCGCGGCGACGTGCGCATCGTGACGGTGGACATCCAGGAGGCGCCGGATGCCGCCCGCAGCTGCGGCGTGATGTCCGTGCCCCAGGTGCATTTCTTCAAGGACGGCAAGGCGGTGGACAAGTTCATCGGCCTGCAGGCCAAGGCGAAGATCCTCGAACTCATCGACAAGAACATCTAA
- a CDS encoding TlpA disulfide reductase family protein — protein MLKKWLILPVLALLVLATVNCGGAAPADKAAKPAASAAAVKVTPLKGFDQAGLKGKVTFVELWGVWCPPCIKSMPHVQETWDKYKSNKDFNMMVVNTGWRGDNLDKVKGWLAANPKYTFPVFFDDRAEAQQFAVANQVNSIPRSLIYDKKGKLRYNDHPGGIPAGFIDGLLKE, from the coding sequence ATGCTGAAGAAGTGGCTCATCCTCCCGGTGCTGGCCCTGCTGGTGCTGGCGACGGTGAATTGCGGGGGCGCCGCTCCCGCCGACAAGGCAGCCAAGCCTGCCGCCAGCGCCGCGGCTGTCAAGGTCACGCCCCTCAAGGGCTTCGACCAGGCCGGGCTGAAGGGCAAAGTCACCTTCGTGGAGCTGTGGGGCGTCTGGTGCCCGCCCTGCATCAAATCCATGCCCCACGTCCAGGAGACCTGGGACAAGTACAAGTCCAACAAGGACTTCAATATGATGGTGGTGAACACGGGCTGGCGCGGCGACAACCTGGACAAGGTCAAGGGCTGGCTGGCCGCCAATCCCAAGTACACCTTCCCCGTCTTCTTCGACGACCGCGCTGAGGCCCAGCAGTTCGCGGTGGCCAACCAGGTCAACAGCATTCCCCGCAGCCTGATCTACGACAAGAAGGGCAAGCTGCGCTACAACGACCATCCGGGCGGAATCCCCGCGGGCTTCATCGACGGCCTGCTGAAGGAGTAA
- a CDS encoding TlpA disulfide reductase family protein, whose product MLLPLIGLGFLSCTDSSSGDDPGDAAVTPMSRVSMAAMRGRVTYVELWGVWCSPCIRSMPDIQAVWEEHRFHLAGFDLLVVNTGWRGDNLTVVEDWLAANPEYDFPVYFEDRPDTLTFAYQYQVNSIPRSLIFDKNGRLRYNDHPAGVPADFIDDLLRE is encoded by the coding sequence GTGCTGCTGCCCTTGATAGGGCTGGGGTTTCTGTCCTGCACCGACTCGTCGTCGGGGGATGATCCGGGTGATGCTGCTGTGACGCCCATGTCCCGGGTGAGCATGGCCGCGATGCGGGGGAGAGTGACCTACGTGGAGTTGTGGGGCGTGTGGTGTTCGCCCTGCATCCGCTCCATGCCCGACATCCAAGCGGTGTGGGAAGAGCATCGGTTCCACCTGGCGGGCTTCGATTTGCTGGTGGTGAACACAGGTTGGCGTGGCGACAATCTGACGGTCGTCGAGGACTGGCTGGCAGCCAACCCGGAATACGACTTTCCCGTCTACTTTGAAGACCGGCCGGACACACTGACTTTTGCCTACCAGTACCAGGTAAACAGCATCCCGCGCAGCCTGATCTTCGACAAAAATGGACGACTGCGCTACAACGATCACCCGGCCGGAGTTCCAGCGGACTTCATCGACGACCTGCTCAGGGAGTAG
- a CDS encoding 4-fold beta flower protein: MQQSGKLIGVGLFAVLLHVLSTSASETTLFAADGAAVAYIADDQTIYLWSGDAVGYIEAGYSGDLNVYSSGGQHLGWYGAGVLRDHEGRRLAACAGALSPLTGSEPAKAAKKPLERQKFKSTPPIKPLFTNDWAKQRLDEVFKQGGC; this comes from the coding sequence ATGCAGCAGTCTGGCAAGTTGATTGGCGTTGGCCTTTTTGCCGTGCTGCTGCACGTGCTGTCCACCAGCGCGAGCGAGACCACGCTGTTCGCCGCGGACGGCGCAGCCGTGGCCTACATCGCGGACGATCAGACGATCTACCTCTGGTCCGGCGACGCGGTCGGGTACATCGAAGCGGGCTATTCCGGCGATTTGAATGTGTATTCATCGGGTGGACAACACCTGGGCTGGTATGGCGCGGGCGTGCTCCGGGACCATGAGGGACGACGGCTCGCCGCCTGTGCGGGAGCGCTTTCCCCGCTGACCGGCAGCGAGCCGGCCAAGGCGGCCAAAAAGCCGCTGGAACGCCAGAAGTTCAAATCGACGCCGCCAATCAAGCCGTTGTTCACCAACGACTGGGCGAAACAGCGGCTGGACGAGGTGTTCAAGCAGGGCGGGTGCTAG